Below is a window of Acidobacteriota bacterium DNA.
CTGTCATCGATCACCACCTCCCCGGTGAGGGTGAAATCGTAGCTCTCATAACCCGCCAGCACCGCGGTTTCCACTGCCTCCACCGGCACCTTGAGCACGCCCTGGGTGACGGTGCGGCTCTGATAGCGACCGAGGAAATCGATCTCCACCTTCGCCTCGAAGGTCGGAGCTCCGGGAGGAAGCTCGGTGCTGAAGGATTCGAAGGTGGACAGCCACTCGCTGCTCCGCGGGGAGGGCTTGGAGAGCATTCCCCGCAGCTTGAGGTCGTACTCTCCGGGGGAGCGCCGGATGAGGTTGAGGGCCTGCACCATTTGGTCGCCGTTGAGGCAGCCCTTGGCGACCTCGAATTGCTGCTCTCCGGCGAAGCTGCCGGGCTGCCAGAGCCGCGCCGGGCCGGTGCCGCGCTCGCGGAAGAAGATCAGAATGATGTTGACGTTGATCTGTTCGGTGCCGCGGTAGATCCACACTTCCACCGGACTGCGGGTGGTGGTGCAGCGGACGGCGAAGGCCGAGGCCGGTTTGCCGTGCACCAGCAGGATCCGAGCTCGGTCGTCTTGAAGACCGCCGTAGAGCGAGCGGGCGAGCTCCACATAGCGTTCCCAGCGGTCCCGCAGCTCGTTGCGGGCGGTTTCGGGATAGGGGTCCCGGGCCTGCCAGAAGCGGCGAATGAAGGCGTCGCGCTGGTAGTCCGTGCGCAGCTCCAGGAAGGCCTGCTTTTCCTCGCGGAGGATCAGTGGCTCGATGTTGCGCAGCCAGTCCACGAAGCGCTGGGCCATGGGTTGCAGCGTCCCCGGGTCTTGTGTCTCCGGGGTTGGGGATTCTGGCTGGGCGTCGTCGTCGTCCGGGGCGGACTCGGTGTCTGGGGCTTCTGCAGCAGCCGCGGCGTTGGTTGGTTTGTCCGGCTTACTTTCCTGGTGGCTGGCCGGCTGTTCAGCCGTGGTCTGGCCGCTGGCGCTCGGGGCGACGAGCACGAAGAAGGCCAGAAAAACGACCAGCGCGATGCTGTGGAGGAGGCTACGGGAAAAGCGGCTCATGCTCATGGCAAAACAGCTGGCGGCGGTGCTTCATTCCCTGGTCAGGAGCCCGCACTGGCCTCGCCGTCCTCCCGCTGGGGGGCGTCGTCAAAACTGAAATCGGCGATGACCGGAAGGTGATCGCTGGCCACCTGGGCGATCTTGTGCCGGCACCGGTAGACCGATCCGTGCTGAAGGGGGCCGCGATAGTACAGCCGATCCAGGGCGCCCCGGGGGGAGAAGGACGGATAGGTCTGGATCGCCCGGGGACCGCGGCGGGTTTGGCGGTCGGTAGCGCAGATGAAGTCCAGGGCCTCGACGAAGAACGGCCGCAGTTGAGAGCGCCAGTCGTTGGTGTCGCCGCCGACGATGCACGGGCAGCGGTGGCTCAGCTGGGCGAATTCCGGTGAGCTGGCCAGCAACCCGACCTGTTGCCGGCGCTCCCGCGCCGAGAGCCCCAGGTGCATGTTGAAGATCTCCAGCCGCGGGCTCGTTTCTTCCGCACCGAGAGCGAGAGTGGTGTGCTGACAGCCGCGGCGTTTGCGAATGCCGATGGTGAGGTCGATGTTGCGTTCCCGCAGGATGGGAAAGCGGCTGAGGGTGGCGTTGCCGTAGCGGCCCTTGCGCAGGGTTACGTTGTGCCCCACGGCATAGTGCTCGAAACCCAGCTCGAGGGCCAGCTCTTTGGCCAGATCGAGCTCCCGGGACCGGGGCGCACCTTCGTCGACTTCCTGCAGCAGCACGATGTCCGCATCGTGATCCGCGAGGATTTCGACGATACGTTCCGGGCGGAAACGCCGGTCGACGCCGATGGCCCGATGAATGTTGTAGCTAGCCAGACGAAAGTTCACGCTCGCTCGGATCACCCGTGGGGCTGCACGGGCCCTTTCTGGGTGAGGATCCTACCAGGCTGGCCCGCTCTCAGGCTGGCCCGTCCGGGCTGGCTCGTCCGGGCCGACTCGTCCGGGCCGCGCCGGTCGGTCGATGGGCGGATGAGAGTCGTGGGGCGCTTTTCGAGTCCTTCCTGCGGAGGCCCAATCCGGCCCGCGGTCCGAGCATTCTGCGCGGCTGGAAAATGGAACGCCATTGTCAACGAAGGACACCTGTAGTAGCTTTATTCTGATTCTTCGGCATTTTTGCCAAGCCGAACTGCTGTTCCTTCCGGACGCAGTGGGCGGAGTTCTCGACATCTTCGAGACGTCTCTTGCCGTTCTCGGTCGAATCGGGCCGTCGACCGAGCTGTGTCTATCAAGGGTCCTCTACCTTCCGAATGCGCCAGATCGCTTCGTGGCGATCCGCGCAATCTCATTCATCCTTTACAGAAGTAAGGAGATTTGCCCATGCAAGAGCTTTTCTCGAGACGCTCACGGTCATTGGCGGGGCTCGCCCTGGCGGTGGCCCTGATCCTCACGGTGTTGCCGGCCGCGGGCCAGCAGCACGCCGAGCCGGTCCCAGCCCAGGCGCAAGCCGCCCAAGCCGACGTAAACGAGCCCACCTACACCGAAGTCACCACCCTCAACGGCCTGCGGGTCTACGTTGACGAGAACGGCCGTCTGCGTCCGCCGACGGAGTCCGAGGCGGCAGAGATCTCCCGCAACGTCATCGCCGGCCTGGGGGAGGCGACTCGCCACCAGGTGCCGAAGAAGAACGGCAGCGGCATGATGTCGCTGGTGCTCGACACTTCCTACCTCAGTACCTCCATGGCTCACGTAACGCCGGACGGCTCGCTGCACTGGAATTGCGGAGCCCACGGAGACGTGTCCCAGGATGTCGCTTCGCAAGCGCCCGTGTCCATCAACGCCGCTGCGGAGGAGAAGTAATCCATGTCGAATCGTAATCTTTTGTTCTTGCCCTTCCTTGCCGTTCTCTGCTTCGTGATGGCCCTGGCGCCGGCCCAGCCCGCCGCGGCCGCCAACATCGTGGTCAACAACGTCGACGCCCCGGGCATCGGTTTCAACGACCCTACTCCGGCGACGCCCCTGGGCGGCAACCCCGGAACCACCCTCGGTGACCAGCGTCTCATCGCCTTCCAGTTCGCGGCGGACCTTTGGGGGGCCACCCTGGACAGCAACGTCGACATCGTCGTCCAGGCGACGTTCCAGCCGTTGGGTTGCACGCCCACCAGCGGAACCCTGGGCTCGGCGGGTACGATCCAGATCTTCACCAACTTCCCCGGGGCGATTCTGCCCAACCACTGGTATCACTCGGCCTTGGCCAACAAGCTGGCGGGCTTCGATCTGACCCCCGGACCGCCGGACCCGGGCCTGTTGGTGCCGCCGTTCAACGACGACATCGTGGCCTTCTTCAACGGCGCCATCAACAACGACCCCAACTGCATCGGGGGAGCTAATTGGTACTACGGTCTGGACAACAACCCGGGCGCCAATGAGATCGACTTCCTCAACGTGCTGATGCACGAGCTGGCCCACGGCTTGGGCTTCGCCAACTTCATCAACGAGACCGACGGCACCGGCCCCCTGGGGCTGCCGGACGTCTACACCGCCTTCACCCGGGACAACACCCTGGGCATCAACTGGAATGTCATGACCGATGCCCAGCGGGCGTTCTCGGCGGCCAACACCGGCGAGGTGGTTTGGGATGGCCCCATCGTCACCGCTCAGGCGCCCAACTTCCTGGGCAACCGTCCGGTGATGACCATCAACTCGCCGGGCTCCATCGCCGGCACCTACCAGATCCAGACCGCCGCCTTCGGTGCTCAGCTGACCACCGCCGGTCTCACCGGCAATGTGGTGCTGGCGGATGACGGCAGCGGTGTGGTCACCGACGCCTGCGAGCCGCTGGTCAACGGCGCCCAGGTGGCGGGCAATATCGCTCTCGTCGACCGCGGTGCCTGCGCCTTCACCCTGAAGGCTCTCAACGCCCAGGCGGCGGGCGCGGTGGCGGTGCTCATCGCCAACAACGTTGCCGGCGGGCCGGCTCCCATGGGTGGCTTCGACGCCAACGTCACCATCACCTCCGTGGGGCTCACCCTCGATGACGGCAACACCATCAAGGGCGAGCTGCCCGGGGTCAACGTCACCCTGGGATTGGATCCCAATCTGCTGGCGGGGGCCGACGACAACGGCCTCGTGCGTCTCTACGCTCCGTCGGTGGTGGCTCTCGGCTCGTCCATCTCCCATTGGGATACGGTGGCCACGCCGAACCTGCTGATGGAGCCCTTCATCAGCGCCGACCTCGCGACGGCGACCACCACCGATCTGACGCCCTATCTGCTGGCGGACGAAGGCTGGATGCTGCTCGACTCCGACGGCGACGGCCTGCCCAACATCGAGGACGCTTGTCCGAGCTCGGATCTGGGCTCGACGGTGGTCATTGACGGCTGCGATTCCGGGGTGACCAACACCCTGCTGGCCGACGGCTGCAGCATCACCGACCTGATCTTGGCCTGCGCCGACGGTGCCGGAAATCACGGCGCTTTCGTCAGCTGTGCCGCTCAGGTTGGCAACGACCTCAAGAGGGCCGGCGTGATCAGCGGCCGGGACAAGGGACAGATCCAGAGCTGCGCTGCCAGCTCCAGCCTGCCCTGACCCACAGCCTCATCCATCGGCGGTAGCCCTGCGGCTGCCGCCGTCCCAAGAGACCCCGCAGCCGCCGTGTCGGTTGCGGGGTCTTTGCTCGTGTACCTGGATAGTGTCCGGAGGGCTGAGGCGTCTGTGCTATCCTCCACGGACTCGAACCGCAGGAAAAAGGAAGACCGAGATGGCTGATTCCGTTTCGAAGCTCGCCGATTGGGTGCAGCTTTGGCTCCAAGGGAAGATCGACGAACAACGTTTGTTGGAACAGCTGCCACCCCCGAGTGCGAGCGTGGCCTATCCGAAGAGCCCCTCGTCTCCCTCCATCGACTACGAAGACGCTTTTGTTTCGGCGGCTCGCCGGGTTCAGGAGCTCCGGCAGCGAATCGAGGCTTCTGAGACCTCGGCGGCGGACATCGCCGGTGAGTTGGTCGCCCTGCCGCCGGACGCCGTGGAAGAGCATTTGCTGAGGGAGCCCTCCCGGTGGCATCCGGCGGCCGTCCAGTCGTTGGTGCAGCTCGCACGGGAGGTGGTGACCTGGGATTCCTGCGAAACCGTCCGCCGGGCGGACCTGGCCTTGCGGGCGGCGTGGGTCTTCTATGCCTACTGCCATCAGGAATTGGGTAGCGCCGCTCTCTTGCACGACCAACGGGCCCGCTGCTTCGCCCACCAGGGCAATGCGCTCCGTCTCTGCAGCGACTATTCCGGTGCCGACCAGCGGTTTCGAGTTGCGCTGGAGGCCTTGGATCTAGGCAGCGGGGATCCTCTGGTCGAAGCGGAGGTGCACCACCTCCTGGGTTCGCTGCAACGCGATCGCCGGCACTACCAGGAGGCTCGGGAGGCCTTGCGCCGGGCGGGATGGCTGTACCGCTCTGTCGGGCAGCTGCAGGACGCGGCCAAGGTCCTGATGAACCGCGCCCAGACCGAGCGGGAGGCCGCGGATCCCCATGCCGCGGTAGGAATCCAGCGCCGCGCCATCGCCCTGTTGGACTTTCAGCAGGAACCCCAGTGGGAGGCCGCCGCCTACAGCAACCTGGCTCTCTTCCTGGCGGAAGCGGGCTACGGCACCGCCGCTCGGCGCGCTCTGGACGAGCATCCCTTGACGCCGGAGGCGGACGTTCGGCACCAGATGCATCGCGACTGGATCGAGGGCATCGTTGAGCGCTCCCTGGGCTGTTATGAGCGGGCGGCGGAGACGCTGGAGGCGGCGCGGCAGGGCTTCGCTTCGGTGAACGACGGCCATCGATTCGCCATGGCGACCTTGGATCTGGCGCTGGTGCAGGGGGCGTTGGGCCGTTGGTCCGAAATCCATCCCCTCGCTGTCGAATCCCTCTCCATCCTCCACTCCCTCGATGTTCCGGGGGAGGCGGTGTCCGCGTTCATGGTCTTCCAGCGGGCCACCGCTGCCGAGGCCCTCACCGTCGCGGCCCTGCAGCAGATGCGGCGCAGCCTCGAAGAGCCGCGCCTCTGGCGTCAACGCGAAGAGCCTTCCTGAATCTCATTCGAAACGGATCAGCTGTGCTGCTCCGCGGAACGCACCAGCGAGCGAAGGAGCTGAACCACGCCGGTGGCGCGGTGCCCCCGTTCGACGTTGCGGCGGCCGATCTCGAAGGCCAGGCACCATTGCTCGAAGAGAGTCCTGTAGGCATCGGTCAGGCGTCCTGCCGGATCGTAGATATGCGTCGCCTCGGAGGTCACGCCGTTGAGCTCCAGGACGCGGATGCCCTCGCCCCGCCGCAGATGCTCGCGGGTCGGCACCCGTAGGTCGAAGCGTCCGAAGTAAAAACCCTGGTAGTGCCGGCAGGCGCGGTCCAGCACCTCCAGCAGCTCCTCGCTAGCCAGATCTCCGGCGTCGAAGAAGAGGGCGCCGCGGCAGTGAGTGCCCAGGTCTACCAGACGCCGCTCTTCGCCAGCCTCGAGAACCTCGTCCAGGTCCGCTCTCTGAGCCTTGAAGTAATGCCGCGCCATGGGCACCAGGCGGTCGTCGTCGAGGATCAGGTTCTCGAGAGTGCGGCGGCCGTCTCCGGTTACCGCCGGCAGCCGTTTGTCGGTGATGGAGAAGATCCGTCCCCGGGTCATTTGAGAGCTGGGCTCCTTCGCGTTGGGCTCTTCCGGCAGGCGCAGGTAGAAGACCCCGAACTCCTCGCCGCCTACATACTCCTGGATCAGCAGATCCTCGGTGGTCTCTCCGAGGGCGCGGTCGAGGGCGTCTTCGGTGCGGATCACCCGCACGCCGGAGCCTCGCTCTCCCACGTCCGGCTTGAGCACCACCGGCAGGCTCAACCCGTATTCTTGGAGGAAGCTCCGGGCCTGGCTCTTGCGCTGCTCGGGCTCGGTCGCCGCCGGCAGCAGCCGCCAGCGCGCTACCAGCTCCGGCGACTCGCTGAGACCCTGGAGAATCGCGCTCTTCGACTCGCCCACGAAGCCGCTGTCGGGAATCGCCGGGTTGGCGGCGGTGAACAGGGTGAGATGGCGGTGGCGCAACCCCAGGTAGAGCACATAGAGCACCACCGGCGGGTAGAAGACCCAGCGGGGCCAGTACTCCCAGCGAGTCCACCGCCGCCAGCGGCCGAGCATCCTGCGCCGGCCCTGGTGGGTGGCGGCGGAAACCGCCAGTCGCACCGCTACTAGGAGCACCAAAGCCGCCGCCGCCAGCGCCCAGGCGCCGCGGCCGAAGCGCTCCAGAAGCTGGTGGACGTCGTCCCCCAGCCACGCCGCCAGGCCGACCAGCGCCGGCGTCCACAACACCACCGCGAGCAGGAAGTAGCCGGCGAAGCGCCAGAAGCGGGTGTGCAGCAGGCCGGCCACGAAGTAGGTGCCGAGGCGGGTGCCGGGGAGAAAGCGGCTGAGCAGTATGACCAGCGGCCCGCGGCGGCGAAACCAACGGGAGCCTCGTTCCACGTCGTCCTCGTCGATGAGCCAGCGCAGGGGCCGGCGGCCGAGGGCCGGGCGCCCGAGCCAGCGGCCGGCGAGGTAGAGCATCAAGTCTCCGACGAAGATGCCGGTGATGCAGGCGAGGGTGCCGGGGAAGAAGCCCAGGCGGCCGGCGGAGATCATCAGGCCGGTGGCGATGCATGTGAGGTCCTCGCTGATCAGGGTCGCGGTGGCCAGCAGCAGGAAGAGCACCACCAGGGAGAAGCCTTGGGCCGACGGCACCACCGAAGGGTCGAAGGGCTCCAAGGCCTGCCGGCGAAGCTCCGGGGTCACCTCCTCCCGGGTAGCTGCAGCGCCGCGATCCACCTGGTCGAGGAAGGCCAACAGCGGCTCGGTGAAGATCTCCGGCGCCGAGAAAACGAAGAAGTGGTTGCGCTCCAGCTCCACCAGACGGCTCTGGGGCACCAAACGGTGGTGTTCCCTAGCGGCCGCCATGGGAACCAACACATCGCCTCGTCCGTGGACGATGAGCATGGGGCCGTCATAGGCCCGGAGGATGCCGCGCAGTGGGCGCTGGTCCGTGTCAAAGAAATTGCGTGCGTAGGGTACGCCGAGGAAGGTGTCGTCGAGGACGCCGAAGTGGGGCAAGCCTTCGCGCATCAGCCACAGCCCGCCGAGCTGCAAGCCGTGGAGGCCGTGGTTGAGGTGGTAGTTCCCCAGCAGCTCTAATTCCTGAACTCCGATGGCCGAGACCAGGCTCAGCGATCGAACCCGTTCCGGCGCCAGCCGCTGCATCTCCAGAACCACGCCGCCACCCATGCTGAAGCCCACCAGGTGGGCTCGCTGGATGGACAGCTGGTCCATGAGCTGGAGGGTATAGCGGGCGTGGGCGAGGATGGAGTAGTCGGCGACATCGTGCTCCGAGTCGCCGAACCCCGGCAGATCCGGCGCCACGGCCCAATAAGCTCCGGTTCGCTCCGCTGCCAGCTTCGGTCCCAGCCGGGCGAAGTCGTTGCTGCTGCCGGGGCTGCCATGGAGCAGCACTACCGGCGCGCCGTCGTCGTCGCCCCATTGCTGGTAGGAGAGCCGGATGTCTCGGGGCGGCGAGTCGGCACCGCCGACCTCCTCGATAAAGACGAAGGGCCGGCCCTGGGCTGCGCGGTGATCTTCGCTGGAAGGGTCTTGGCTCCGTTCCTGCTGGAACCAGCGAACGCCGTGGGACAGGATCAGCAGGAGCAGGTACGCCAGCAGGATGCGGCGTCCTCGTCGCTTCACGGTCTAGGATCCCGGCGCAGAAGTTCCGAAGGGCTCAGCTGGAAGAGCAGTGGGTCTGGGCTTGGCGCAAATACTCGAGGGTGGAGGGAGCGACGCCGAACTCCTCGCCGGGTTCGAAGCTTTGGGCTTTGAGCAGCAGGCCGATGAGAGCGTAATGGTGCACCGTGTGGGAGACCAGGGCCTGGAGCTCCCGCAGTAGGGTGGAATGGCTCCAGGCGGTGTCGCCGGTGCCCGCCAGGGCGTTGTCCAGATTGACTTCCAGGGGCATCTCCGGCTCGCAGCCGGCCAGGGCTTGGATCCCTTCCTGGAGGCGCTGGATCTCCTGCATGGCGAATTCGCGGTCGTTCTCGATGCGCTGACGGCGGCTGCGTGCGTCGTAGTCGACCCTGCCGGTGGCCACGCCGGTGAGCAGGCGGTCGTAGAAGTCCAGGCAGTGGCGGAAGTGGCAACCCACGGCCCGGGCCGAGAGTGCCGCCACGTCCGCGGTATAGAGGCCGTCGTCCATGCGGTCCAGGAGCTCGAGCCCTTGAGCGAGCAGATCGAGGTTGTGACGAATCAAGGATTGATGGCTTTGCATGCACCCTCCGATCAGATCGGCGGCCGGATACTTCGTAGGCTGTTCATTGGCCTGGCCGGTCACCGAGGATCAGGTAACTGGGATGAAGGTCTCGAGCATGGCCGCCCGCAGCCGCTTTGCCAAGAGTTTACGGTTCTCATCCTGGATTGGATCCCGGCTGAAGTGGACCGTAGCATAGAAGCGCTGCAGGCGGAGCAGACGCTGGAAATGTGGTCCGAAGCCTTCGTCCCCCCACCAGCATACGTCGCGGCTCGCCGGCGGGTCCCCGGGTTCCGTGCGGTAGGAGATGGTGGCGTAGTGAACCGGTATCTGGCGATTCGCCGCAGGGGCCAGCAGCGAGGTCTTGAGCGGGAGGATGGTGTCCCCCGGTGAGGTGGTGGCCTCGGCGAAGAGCACCACCCCCCGCCCCTGTTCGAGAGCCTCGGCGATCTTGGAGCCGGCGCGCACCACGTCGCGGCGATTCTCCCGATCGATGAAGATGGTGTCCACGGCGCGGCAGATGGTGCCCGCCCCGGGCCATCCGGCGATCTCCCCCTTGGCGATGAAGGCACACTCCCGTTGCCCCGCCAGCAGCAGGATATCCGTGTAGCTGAGGTGGTTGGTGACCAGCAGGAAGGGCATCTCCGGCGGCGTTCCCTTGACCGTGGTGTGCATGCCGAGGATGCGCCCGGAGCCGCGGGCCCACAGCCGATAGGGCAGGCCGAGCCACGGGTAAGGAGAGCGCCTCAGGAGCTTCGCCGCCAGCTTGGCCACGAGCACCCAAGTCAGGCAGAAGGCAGTCCATAGTCCTACCGCTAAGGCCTTGAAGGTCGACTTCAATCTAGAAGAGCTCGAATCATCGGGTTGGCAACTCGGTTCTATCCGAAGAACATGCGGTACCGCCGCTCGTCCAGGCTCTCCAAGTCGAAGAGCATCAGGAAGTCGATGGTCTTGAACTCGCGGTCGATGGCCGGAGACCCGCAGATCTTGGCGCCGTAGCGCAAGTAGGTCTTGAACAGCGTCGGGACATTAACATCCTCCGCCGCTTCGGCGGTAGAGCTTTCCACCTCGCATTCCAGCCCCGGTCGCGGAGGAACGGCGACGGTGGGGTGGCGATGCCCCCGGGCGGTGAGGTACTCGAGCATCGCCTGGCCTTCCCGGGGGTCCTGACTGGTGAGCGAGGAGCAACCGAAGAAGAAGCGCTTCTGGTTGAAGGCGACATAGGAAGCGAGACCCTTCCACAGCAGGAAGAGCACCGGGCGGTTGCGGTGGAGGTGGTGGATACAGGCCCGCCCGAGCTCAACGCAGGATTCGGAGACCTCCGGCGGCAGCTCGCCGAGGTCGAACTCGCCGTCGGAATAGAAGCCCTGGTTCTCGGTGGCCATCTCGTTGGTCTGCAGGCGGTAGGTGCCCACCACCTGGCCGTCCTGGCTGTCGATGACCATCAGATGATGGCAGACGGCGTCGAAGGGGTCGCGATCCAGGCCCAACTCGAAAGACTCTTCCAGGCCTTCGCCGAGCTCCAGGTTGAAGACCTCGAAGCGTAGCCGGAGCACCGACGACAGCTGCGCCTCGTCGCGGGCGAAGGTCAGGACGTAGCGCCCCTGGCGCACGGTGCCGGAAGGGATGCGGTCCGGGTGGATGGGGTAGTCGAGGCTGGACGAAGCTTCGTTGGAGGATCTGTCTTCGGGGGATTGGCGCTGTGGAAACATGATTCTCCTCGGCGACGGGGCTGTTTCAGGGGGAGCGGCAGGCTCCTAGGCCTGCGGCCATCCAAGTGACCG
It encodes the following:
- a CDS encoding GWxTD domain-containing protein, whose protein sequence is MSRFSRSLLHSIALVVFLAFFVLVAPSASGQTTAEQPASHQESKPDKPTNAAAAAEAPDTESAPDDDDAQPESPTPETQDPGTLQPMAQRFVDWLRNIEPLILREEKQAFLELRTDYQRDAFIRRFWQARDPYPETARNELRDRWERYVELARSLYGGLQDDRARILLVHGKPASAFAVRCTTTRSPVEVWIYRGTEQINVNIILIFFRERGTGPARLWQPGSFAGEQQFEVAKGCLNGDQMVQALNLIRRSPGEYDLKLRGMLSKPSPRSSEWLSTFESFSTELPPGAPTFEAKVEIDFLGRYQSRTVTQGVLKVPVEAVETAVLAGYESYDFTLTGEVVIDDSLFESFRYKFGFPADSVRSPVLPLAFQRYLRPGTYRILLKLEDTNQQAFFRYEAEMTVPQLEDTYELAVRVDPESAELFAEATAAVTEGETSIKIIQPRLDLLTGFTRFDTLALGDEIEKVVFLLNGQEVLTKNRPPYNVEIDLGPFPRLHELRVEAL
- a CDS encoding endonuclease/exonuclease/phosphatase family protein; amino-acid sequence: MNFRLASYNIHRAIGVDRRFRPERIVEILADHDADIVLLQEVDEGAPRSRELDLAKELALELGFEHYAVGHNVTLRKGRYGNATLSRFPILRERNIDLTIGIRKRRGCQHTTLALGAEETSPRLEIFNMHLGLSARERRQQVGLLASSPEFAQLSHRCPCIVGGDTNDWRSQLRPFFVEALDFICATDRQTRRGPRAIQTYPSFSPRGALDRLYYRGPLQHGSVYRCRHKIAQVASDHLPVIADFSFDDAPQREDGEASAGS
- a CDS encoding PA domain-containing protein — encoded protein: MSNRNLLFLPFLAVLCFVMALAPAQPAAAANIVVNNVDAPGIGFNDPTPATPLGGNPGTTLGDQRLIAFQFAADLWGATLDSNVDIVVQATFQPLGCTPTSGTLGSAGTIQIFTNFPGAILPNHWYHSALANKLAGFDLTPGPPDPGLLVPPFNDDIVAFFNGAINNDPNCIGGANWYYGLDNNPGANEIDFLNVLMHELAHGLGFANFINETDGTGPLGLPDVYTAFTRDNTLGINWNVMTDAQRAFSAANTGEVVWDGPIVTAQAPNFLGNRPVMTINSPGSIAGTYQIQTAAFGAQLTTAGLTGNVVLADDGSGVVTDACEPLVNGAQVAGNIALVDRGACAFTLKALNAQAAGAVAVLIANNVAGGPAPMGGFDANVTITSVGLTLDDGNTIKGELPGVNVTLGLDPNLLAGADDNGLVRLYAPSVVALGSSISHWDTVATPNLLMEPFISADLATATTTDLTPYLLADEGWMLLDSDGDGLPNIEDACPSSDLGSTVVIDGCDSGVTNTLLADGCSITDLILACADGAGNHGAFVSCAAQVGNDLKRAGVISGRDKGQIQSCAASSSLP
- a CDS encoding alpha/beta fold hydrolase, whose product is MKRRGRRILLAYLLLLILSHGVRWFQQERSQDPSSEDHRAAQGRPFVFIEEVGGADSPPRDIRLSYQQWGDDDGAPVVLLHGSPGSSNDFARLGPKLAAERTGAYWAVAPDLPGFGDSEHDVADYSILAHARYTLQLMDQLSIQRAHLVGFSMGGGVVLEMQRLAPERVRSLSLVSAIGVQELELLGNYHLNHGLHGLQLGGLWLMREGLPHFGVLDDTFLGVPYARNFFDTDQRPLRGILRAYDGPMLIVHGRGDVLVPMAAAREHHRLVPQSRLVELERNHFFVFSAPEIFTEPLLAFLDQVDRGAAATREEVTPELRRQALEPFDPSVVPSAQGFSLVVLFLLLATATLISEDLTCIATGLMISAGRLGFFPGTLACITGIFVGDLMLYLAGRWLGRPALGRRPLRWLIDEDDVERGSRWFRRRGPLVILLSRFLPGTRLGTYFVAGLLHTRFWRFAGYFLLAVVLWTPALVGLAAWLGDDVHQLLERFGRGAWALAAAALVLLVAVRLAVSAATHQGRRRMLGRWRRWTRWEYWPRWVFYPPVVLYVLYLGLRHRHLTLFTAANPAIPDSGFVGESKSAILQGLSESPELVARWRLLPAATEPEQRKSQARSFLQEYGLSLPVVLKPDVGERGSGVRVIRTEDALDRALGETTEDLLIQEYVGGEEFGVFYLRLPEEPNAKEPSSQMTRGRIFSITDKRLPAVTGDGRRTLENLILDDDRLVPMARHYFKAQRADLDEVLEAGEERRLVDLGTHCRGALFFDAGDLASEELLEVLDRACRHYQGFYFGRFDLRVPTREHLRRGEGIRVLELNGVTSEATHIYDPAGRLTDAYRTLFEQWCLAFEIGRRNVERGHRATGVVQLLRSLVRSAEQHS
- a CDS encoding lysophospholipid acyltransferase family protein; the encoded protein is MKSTFKALAVGLWTAFCLTWVLVAKLAAKLLRRSPYPWLGLPYRLWARGSGRILGMHTTVKGTPPEMPFLLVTNHLSYTDILLLAGQRECAFIAKGEIAGWPGAGTICRAVDTIFIDRENRRDVVRAGSKIAEALEQGRGVVLFAEATTSPGDTILPLKTSLLAPAANRQIPVHYATISYRTEPGDPPASRDVCWWGDEGFGPHFQRLLRLQRFYATVHFSRDPIQDENRKLLAKRLRAAMLETFIPVT
- a CDS encoding GNAT family N-acyltransferase, translating into MFPQRQSPEDRSSNEASSSLDYPIHPDRIPSGTVRQGRYVLTFARDEAQLSSVLRLRFEVFNLELGEGLEESFELGLDRDPFDAVCHHLMVIDSQDGQVVGTYRLQTNEMATENQGFYSDGEFDLGELPPEVSESCVELGRACIHHLHRNRPVLFLLWKGLASYVAFNQKRFFFGCSSLTSQDPREGQAMLEYLTARGHRHPTVAVPPRPGLECEVESSTAEAAEDVNVPTLFKTYLRYGAKICGSPAIDREFKTIDFLMLFDLESLDERRYRMFFG